In a single window of the Enoplosus armatus isolate fEnoArm2 chromosome 15, fEnoArm2.hap1, whole genome shotgun sequence genome:
- the slc7a14a gene encoding probable cationic amino acid transporter, producing MSSLVGKLDPRRVQWGSKWNTFASRVLRTKPVESMLDSAMTGTSSHGTRLARVLSTVDLVSLGVGSCVGTGMYVVSGLVAKEMAGPGVIVSFIIAAVASILSGVCYAEFGVRVPKTTGSAYTYSYVTVGECVAFFIGWNLILEYLIGTAAGASALSSMADSLANHSISNFMISHIGTLNGLGKGEQSYPDLLALLIALLVTVIVALGVKNSVGFNNVLNVINLIVWVFMMIAGLFFVSGENWDEGRFLPFGWSGVMQGAATCFYAFIGFDIIATTGEEAKSPNTSIPYAITASLITCLTAYVSVSVILTLMVPYNEIDTDAPLMEMFAMHGCMFAKYIVAVGSIAGLTVSLLGSLFPMPRVIYAMAGDGLLFKFLANVSSYTETPAVACVVSGFLAALLSLLVSLRDLIEMMSIGTLLAYTLVSLCVLLLRYQPEGDIHGFVNFLSEEQNNKRKEGVLAECEKDACSPTSEADEYGGPATNTCGAKNLPSLGDNEMLIGKPDKNAYTAAHPNYGTVDMTTGIEAEESEGGMSRRLKKLIGPRYYTLRIRLGLPGKMDRPTPATGKTVTVCVLLLFIVIFAFCSFIIFGSSCIGEGRWWALLLLIFFIIFIALLIIIILQQPENPKRLPYMAPCVPFVPASAMLVNIYLMLKLSAITWIRFSIWCLVGVLIYFGYGMWNSTLEITARENEVHASTYQRYDQGVDEGFCGFDDDFYPPTTDHWGAPEGGSGLTPPPEAKPESDGTPSKGGGRTIANHGLAEEDPMDF from the exons ATGAGCAGTCTGGTAGGGAAGCTAGACCCTCGGAGGGTACAATGGGGCTCGAAATGGAACACCTTTGCGTCCCGTGTCCTGCGGACCAAACCGGTGGAGTCCATGTTGGATTCAGCCATGACGGGCACCAGCTCACATGGGACCAGGCTGGCCCGGGTGCTGTCTACAGTGGACCTGGTGTCGCTGGGTGTGGGCAGCTGCGTCGGGACAGGGATGTATGTGGTCTCGGGGCTGGTCGCCAAGGAGATGGCCGGTCCGGGGGTCATTGTGTCCTTCATTATCGCCGCTGTGGCCTCGATACTGTCAG gAGTGTGTTATGCAGAGTTTGGCGTGCGGGTGCCTAAGACCACAGGTTCGGCCTACACATACAGCTACGTGACTGTGGGCGAGTGCGTGGCGTTCTTCATCGGCTGGAACTTAATTCTGGAGTATCTGATTGGCACGGCGGCGGGGGCGTCGGCCCTCAGCAGCATGGCAGACTCCCTGGCCAATCACAGCATCAGCAACTTTATGATTTCACACATCGGAACGCTCAATGGCTTGG GTAAAGGGGAGCAGTCGTACCCAGACCTGCTGGCGCTGCTGATAGCACTGCTGGTGACGGTGATAGTTGCTTTGGGAGTGAAGAACTCTGTGGGCTTCAACAACGTGCTGAACGTCATCAACCTGATAGTGTGGGTGTTCATGATGATCGCCGGGCTGTTCTTTGTCAGCGGAGAGAACTGGGACGAGGGGAGATTCCTGCCCTTTGGCTGGTCGGgg GTGATGCAGGGAGCAGCCACCTGCTTCTATGCCTTCATTGGATTTGACATCATTGCTACAACAGGAGAGGAGGCCAAGAGTCCCAACACCTCCATCCCCTATGCCATCACTGCCTCACTCATCACCTGCCTCACTGCCTACGTCTCT GTTTCTGTGATCCTGACTCTGATGGTACCGTACAATGAGATTGACACAGACGCCCCGCTCATGGAGATGTTTGCCATGCACGGCTGCATGTTCGCAAAGTACATCGTGGCGGTGGGCTCCATAGCCGGACTCACTGTATCCCTCTTGGGGTCCCTGTTCCCCATGCCCAGGGTCATCTATGCCATGGCGGGGGACGGCCTGCTATTTAA gtTCCTGGCCAATGTGTCTTCCTACACAGAGACCCCTGCTGTTGCCTGTGTGGTGTCAGGCTTTCTGGCTGCCCTGCTGTCCCTCCTGGTCAGCCTCAGAGACCTCATAGAGATGATGTCCATAGGAACCCTGCTGGCCTATACCCTG GTAAGCCTGTGTGTACTCTTGTTGCGTTACCAACCTGAGGGCGACATCCACGGCTTTGTGAACTTCCTCTCTGAGGAGCAGAACAACAAGAGGAAGGAAGGCGTTCTGGCTGAGTGCGAGAAAGATGCCTGTTCACCCACCAGCGAAGCAGACGAGTACGGAGGTCCTGCCACTAACACCTGTGGAGCCAAAAACCTGCCGTCATTGGGCGACAACGAGATGCTAATAGGCAAACCGGATAAAAACGCCTACACTGCCGCCCACCCAAACTATGGCACAGTGGACATGACCACTGGCATTGAAGCAGAAGAGTCAGAGGGCGGGATGTCCCGGCGGTTGAAGAAGCTCATTGGACCACGCTACTACACCTTGAGGATCCGATTGGGCCTCCCAGGAAAGATGGACAGGCCAACTCCGGCCACGGGGaaaactgttactgtgtgtgtgctgctcctCTTCATCGTCATCTTCGCTTTCTGCTCCTTCATCATTTTTG GTTCAAGCTGTATTGGGGAGGGTCGCTGGTGGGCTTTGCTGCTATTaatcttcttcatcatcttcattgcCCTgcttatcatcatcatcctccagcagCCAGAGAACCCTAAGCGGCTGCCCTACATGGCGCCCTGTGTGCCCTTTGTACCTGCTTCAGCCATGCTAGTCAACATCTACCTCATGCTTAAACTGTCTGCCATCACCTGGATACGATTTTCAATCTGGTGCCTCGTGG GTGTGCTCATCTACTTTGGCTATGGCATGTGGAATAGCACACTGGAGATCACGGCCCGAGAGAATGAGGTGCACGCCTCCACCTACCAGCGCTATGATCAAGGTGTGGACGAAGGCTTCTGCGGCTTCGACGACGATTTCTACCCGCCTACTACTGACCACTGGGGTGCGCCGGAGGGGGGATCGGGGCTCACCCCGCCCCCTGAGGCAAAACCAGAGAGTGACGGGACGCCATCGAAAGGTGGAGGCAGGACCATTGCCAATCACGGCCTCGCGGAGGAGGATCCGATGGATTTCTGA
- the cldn11a gene encoding claudin-11a, translating into MANSCLQLSGFLVSCLGWLGILIATSTNDWVTMCKYGLNTCKKMDELGGKGPWAECVISTGLYHCISLTQILDLPAYVQTTRALMITGSILGLPAVGIILMSMPCISLGNEPQSSKNKRTILGGVLILIVALCGMVSTVWFPIGAHQEHGLMSFGFSLYTGWVGTIFSLLGGSILTCCSSESSSSRSYQDNNRFYYSKQGGGNPPAAPSTNHAKSAHV; encoded by the exons ATGGCGAACTCGTGTCTTCAACTGAGCGGTTTTCTCGTCAGCTGCCTCGGCTGGCTGGGCATCTTGATCGCGACATCCACCAATGACTGGGTGACTATGTGTAAATACGGTTTGAACACCTGCAAGAAGATGGATGAGCTGGGAGGCAAGGGGCCCTGGGCAGAGTGTGTCATCTCCACAGGACTCTACCATTGCATCTCCCTAACGCAGATCCTGGACCTGCCAG CCTACGTCCAGACGACTCGTGCCCTGATGATCACAGGTTCAATACTGGGTCTCCCTGCTGTGGGAATAATCCTCATGTCCATGCCCTGCATCAGCCTCGGCAATGAACCGCAGAGCTCCAAGAACAAACGCACCATCCTGGGAGGAGTGCTCATATTAATAGTCG CACTGTGTGGTATGGTGTCCACGGTCTGGTTTCCCATCGGCGCTCACCAGGAGCACGGCCTCATGTCATTCGGCTTCTCCCTCTACACCGGATGGGTGGGGACTATCTTCTCCTTGCTGGGTGGGTCCATTCTTACCTGTTGCTCCTCGGAGTCCTCCTCATCTCGCTCCTACCAGGACAACAACCGCTTCTACTATTCCAAACAGGGAGGTGGCAACCCACCAGCAGCCCCCTCCACCAATCACGCCAAGAGCGCCCACGTCTGA